GCCAGCACACCGACGAGCGCGGGGCCGAACGTCTCGGCCACGGTGCCGGCCGCCGTCGCGGCGGTCACCGTGCCGCGCTGGAGTGCCAGCGCGTAGGCCAGGTAGCCGCCGAGCCCGCCGAGGCAGAGTGCGTACGTCGCCGGGTCGGTGAGCAGGTCGGCCGGGCCGGCCGGGTCGATCACCCGGACGGCGAGGCTGGTGACGCCGAAGCCCACCCCGGCGAGGAGCCCGAGGACGGCGGCCGCGCCGTTGCCGTCCCGGCGGGCCGTCAGCGCGGTGAGCAGCAGGGTCACCAGGGCGGTGCCGAGCAGCGCCGCGTGGAAGCCGGGCCCGGCGTGCCGGGTGCCCTCGTGGCCGGCCGCCGCGGCGAGCAGGACGAGGCCCGCGACGACGGCCGCGACCGCGGCGACGTCGGTGCGCCGCAGCCGGGCGCCGAGCAGCCGGACGGCGGCGAGCGCGGTCACCGCCAGGCTGGCGTTGGTCACGGCCTGCACGAGGAACAGCGGCAGGGTGCGCAGCGCGACGATGCTGAGCGCGAACCCGGCGATGTCCAGGAGTGTCCCGAGCAGGAAGGGCCAGGAACGGAGCAGGGCGGCCAGCAGTCCGACGCGTACCCGGTCGGCGCGCGGCGCCGCCCGGGCGCCGCGCGCCTGGAAGATGCACGCGAAGCCGAAGCAGACGGTCGCGACCAGTGCGGTGGTGAGTCCCAGCAGCATCGTTCCCCAGGGGTCGGGCGGTGCCTTGGCCACCAGTCTGTGCCCGGGCGGGGTGCGCTGCAGCACCGGAGTCGGCCGGGCGGGCGGGGCGTCCTCGACCGCCCGGTCCGGCACGCCTTCGGGCGGCACACCCCCTGCGCAGCACCCCGGCCGACCTGGTGACGCAAACTTTCGCCATGCGCGCCGAGTTTTTGCATTGTCTGAGCGATCTATTGCGCCCGCATGTCTGCCTCGTTACGATCCCCCGCATCGGGCTCCCTGCTGCCGCCTTTTCTCAACCAGTCCTCGCAGCAGAGGAGTTGACGACCAATCGGAGGAGATCCAGATGGGTGTCACGCGTCGCGCGTTTCTGCAGGCCGCAGCCGCGGCAGGGGTCGCCGGAGCGATGGGCCTCGGCGAGACCGCGGTCGCCGGCTCCGCGGCGGCGGCGAGCGCGCCCGGCGACGTGGTCGGCAAGGTGACGGTGGGCTACCAGGGCTGGTTCGCCTGCGCGGGTGACGGCGCGCCGATCAACGGCTGGTGGCACTGGGCGCAGAACTGGGGCCAGGCGCCGTCCCCGTCCAACACCGCCGTGGTGGCCTGGCCCGACGTCCGCGACTACCCGACGACCTACCGCACCGCCTACGGCGCCCTCGGCAACGGGCAGCCGGCCTCGCTGTTCTCCTCCTACGACCAGTCCACCGTCGACGTGCACTTCCGCTGGATGAAGCAGTACGGCATCGACGCGGCCGCCCTGCAGCGGTTCAACCCGACCGGCGGCGAGGGACCGACCCGCGACGCGATGGCGGGCCGGGTGCGCAGCGCGGCCGAGTCCCAGGGCGTCAAGTTCTACGTGATGTACGACGTCTCCGATTGGACGACCATGCAGGCGGACATCAAGACCGACTGGACGAACAAGATGCGGGCGCACACCGCGTCCTCCGCCTACGCGCGGCAGAACGGCAAGCCCGTGGTCTGCATCTGGGGATTCGGCTTCAACGACAACCAGCGGCCGTTCGCGCCGGACGCCTGCCTCGACGTGGTGAACTGGTTCAAGGCCCAGGGCTGTTACGTGATAGGCGGGGTTCCGACCTGGTGGCGGACGGGCGACCGGGACTCCCGGCCCGGGTTCGGCGACGTCTACCACGCCTTCGACATGCTCTCGCCGTGGATGGTCGGCCGGATCGGCAACGTCGCGGACGCCGACAACTTCTACAACGTCGCTACCGTGCCCGACCTCGCCGAGTGCGCCGCGCACGGCATCGACTACCAGCCGTGCGTGCTGCCCGGCGGCGTGTCCGGCCGGCAGCGCGCCCACGGCGACTTCATGTGGCGGCAGTTCTACAACATGGGCCGGGCCGGGGTGCCGAGCGTCTACATCTCGATGTTCGACGAGTACAACGAGGGCAACCAGATCGCCAAGACCGCCGAGTCCCAGGCCTGGGTGCCGGCGGGATCCGGCTTCCTGGCACTCGACGAGGACGGCACCGCCTGCTCGTCCGACTACTACCTGCGGCTGACCGGCGACGGCGGCCGGATGCTGAAAGGGCAGCTCGCCCTCACGGCCGTCCGTCCCACCCAGCCGGTCGTCGGCGGCGGTGGCGACACGGTGCCGCCGACCGCCCCCGGCAGCCTTCACGTCACCGCGCAGACCGACACCACCGTGGCGCTGGCCTGGACGGCGTCCACCGACAACGTCGGGGTGACCGGCTACCGGATCCGGCAGATCATCGGAGGCACCGCCACCCCGGTCGGCACCGCCGCCGGAACCGCCACCGTCTTCACCGTGTCCGGGCTCACCGCCTCGACGTCCTACACTTTCGATGTGCAGGCGCTCGACGCGGCGGGGGCGTCTCGCAGCCGTCCAACCAGGCCGCCGCCACCACGGCGGCCGAAGGCTCGCCCACCGTCAACCTCGCCCTGCACCGCCCGGCCTCCGAGAGCAGCCACACCCAGGTCTACGGGTCGGGCAACGCCGTGGACGGCGATCCGAACACCTACTGGGAGAGCGCCAACAACGCCTTCCCGCAGTGGCTCCAGGTCGACCTGGGCGCGGCCACCGGCGTCCGCCGGATCGTCCTCGCGCTGCCGCCGGCCACCGCCTGGGCCACCCGGACGCAGACCGTCGCCGTCCAGGGCAGCACCGACGGCGCCGCCTTCGCCCAGTTGCTCGGGGCCTCGGGCTGCACGTTCGACCCGGCCACCGGGAACACCGCCACCCTCACCCTGCCCGCCACCGCGACCACCCGGTACGTCCGGCTCGTCTTCACCGCCAACACCGGCTGGCCGGCCGGGCAGGTCTCCGAGTTCCGGGTGTACGCCGCCTGATCGTCGCCTGGAAAACGGGCGTCCGCCTCCCGGCCGGGCCGGGAGGCGGACGCCCGTCGTGGAGACGGCGCCGTCAGGCGCGCCGGCTCCACAAGGGGGTGACGAAGGCGATCAGCACGGCGGCGACGCCGATCTGGAAGAGGTGGCGGATCCAGTCGATCCCCGAGGTGTCCCGGACCCCGAACGCCGAGGCCAGGCCGTTGCCGACCAGACCGCCGATGATGCCCAGGACGATGGTCAGCCAGAGCGGAATGGGCTGCCGACCGGGCAGTACGAGCTTCGCGAGCAGACCGATGACGAGACCGGCGATGATGGCCCACACCAACGACATGGCATCTCCTCCCACAGGACGCCCGGACCGTCCGGGACCTGACGACTCGTATGCCCTCCGGCGGGCCCGTCACACCTGGCCGTTCGGCGGGCCCGGCAGCGGGTGGCGGGGGACATACCGGCCCGTGGCCGTCGGCGCCCGGGACAACAGGTCCGAACAGCCGCCCCGGGCCACCGGGACACGCCGGCGACCACGGGGTTGCGGTGGGGACAGTGCGTCGAAACGGACAGCCGCGAAGCAGGGGACACATCGTCCGATAAATGGATCGATCAGGACATCATGGCGAGCCGCTGACCCTGGCCGGAGGGGCCCGACCGGCCCACCGGGCCACCGCACCCGGACCGGTCGGCCCGTCGCCGTTCCCGCCCCGGGGCTGGGGCGCCAGGACACCGCGTCCCTCCATCGTGCGCCTTCCGGACGGACGGGCCGGCGGTCAGCGCCGACGACGGGGCGGGTCACCGAGGCGGCCGGTCAGGCCCACCGCCGCCACCGCCAGCCCCAGACCTGCGCCGAACAGGATCACCGTCGTTGCGAACACGCCCGCTATCGCCATGGTCCGACCTCCAGGGGGACGGGACCGGGCACCCACCCGGTCCGACCCGGCCCGTCTGCCCCGTGGGCCCGCGCCCACTCCGGGCGACCGCCGTCAGGGGCGACCGCCGTCAGGGGCGTCCCTCGGACGGACCAGCGTCGGCGAGGGTGTCCGCGTCGAGGGCGTGGCCGGTCGTCGCGTCCACATGGGCGGGGATCTCGTCGTGCCGGTCACCGACCGTCGCCGTACCCGTGGGCTCGAACATGAGGATGGCGGCCCCGGACGGTGCCGACGGCCGGTGCTCCGTGCCCCGGGGGACGGTGAAGACCGCCCCTTCGGCAGCACGACGGTGCGCTCGCCCGCCGGCTCGCGCAGCGCGATGTGCAGTTCGCCCTCCAGGACGAGGAAGAACTCGTCGGTGTCGTCGTGGGCGTGCCAGAGGTGGTCGCCGTGCACCTTGGCCACCCGGACGTCGTAGTCGTTCACGCGGGTGACGATGCGGGGGCTCCACAGGGCGTCGAAGGAGTCCAGGGCCCGGGCGAGGGAGAGGGGTTCGTTGCTCACAGCCCCATCCTCGCTGTGCCGAATCATCGACGGGAGTGCTAGAAACAGCACATGGCGCAAGAATCCTCGCAGGCCGCGCGGCCCGCTCCGGCCCTCCCCCACCGCCGGGCGGCCCGGCCGCCGCACCGCGTCGTGGTGATCGTGGACGAGAACTCCAACCCTTCGAACTGGGGTGCGCCACCGAGATCTTCGGCCTGCGCAGGCCCGAGATCGGCGCCGACCTCTACGACTTCCGGCTCTGCTCGCCCGAGCCCCGCACCCTGATGCGGGACGGGTTCTTCACCCTCACCGGCGTCGCGGACCTGACGGCCGCCGACACCGCGGACACCCTGATCGTCCCCAACCGGCCCGACACCGAGGTGCCCCGCCGCCCGGCCGTGCTGGACGCCGTCCGGCGGGCGCATGCGCGCGGCGCCCGGCTGGTCGGCTTCTGCAGCGGGGCCTTCACGCTCGCGGAGGCGGGCGTGCTCGACGGCCGCCGGGCCACGGCGCACTGGCAGTGGGCCGACTCCTTCCGGGCCCGCTTCCCCGCCGTCCGGCTGGAGTCGGACGTGCTGTTCGTCGACGACGGCGACATCCTCACCGCGGCGGGCAGTGCCGCCGCGCTCGACCTGGGGCTGCACGTCGTCCGCCGCGACCACGGTGCGGAGGTCGCCAACGCGGTCAGCCGCCGGCTGGTGTTCGCCGCCCACCGGGACGGCGGGCAGCGGCAGTTCGTGGAGCGGCCGCTGCCCGCCGTGCCCGACGAGTCCCTCGGACCGGTGCTGGCCTGGGCCCAGGAGCGGCTGGACACCCCGCTCACGGTGCCCGACCTGGCGGGGCGCGCGGCGGTCAGCCCGGCCACCCTGCACCGCCGCTTCCGGGCGGAGCTCGGCACGACCCCGCTGGCCTGGCTCACCGGCGAACGCCTGGCGCTGGCCTGCCGGCTGATCGAGCGCGGGGAGTCCCGCTTCGACGTGGTGGCCCGGCGCAGCGGGCTCGGCAGCACCGCCAACCTCCGCGCACTGATGCGCCGTGAGACGGGGCTCGGCCCGCTGGAGTACCGGCGCCGCTTCGGACCGTCGGGCGGCTGAGCTACCCCGGGCCCGGGTGCGGCGGGTGGGGCGGGTCCGCGTGCGGCGGATGCGGGTCGGCGTGCGGCGGGTGCGGGGGCTGCGGCCGACCCGGCTCCGGGGGCGGCGGCAGGGTTGCCGTGCCGGGGGCGGGCTCGGGCCAGACCAGCAGGACGGGGCAGGGTGCGTGGTCGACCGCGAAGCGGGTGGCCGGGGCGAGGCTGCGCGGTCCGAGGCCGCTGCGGTCGCCGTCGCGGGCGAGCACCAGCAGATCGGCACCGTCCGCGGCGGCCACCACCTCGCGTTCGATCCGGCCCGTCCGCTCGACCCGCGAGCAGGGCCGTCCCAGCCGGTCCGCCGCCGCGTCCAGCAACTGCCGGGCGGCCGCGTCGGCGAGCTCCTCCACCCGGGTGCCGGGGTCGCTCCCCCAGCCCTCGGCCGGACGGTGGCCGCGGGGGTGTCCCCGGCCGAGCAGCCCGGCGAACGCCCCGTGCGCGGCACCCGGCACGTCCGCACCGCTGACGTGCAGCAGGACGACCGGGGTGTCCGACGGGGTGTGCCGGCGGGCCGCGTCGACGCAGGCCCGCCAGGTGCCCTCGGTGATCCACACGACGACGGCCACGGCTCACCCTCCGACGATCTGCAGGGACCC
The Kitasatospora paranensis genome window above contains:
- a CDS encoding universal stress protein, which encodes MAVVVWITEGTWRACVDAARRHTPSDTPVVLLHVSGADVPGAAHGAFAGLLGRGHPRGHRPAEGWGSDPGTRVEELADAAARQLLDAAADRLGRPCSRVERTGRIEREVVAAADGADLLVLARDGDRSGLGPRSLAPATRFAVDHAPCPVLLVWPEPAPGTATLPPPPEPGRPQPPHPPHADPHPPHADPPHPPHPGPG
- a CDS encoding GlsB/YeaQ/YmgE family stress response membrane protein, translating into MSLVWAIIAGLVIGLLAKLVLPGRQPIPLWLTIVLGIIGGLVGNGLASAFGVRDTSGIDWIRHLFQIGVAAVLIAFVTPLWSRRA